One window of the Trifolium pratense cultivar HEN17-A07 linkage group LG2, ARS_RC_1.1, whole genome shotgun sequence genome contains the following:
- the LOC123908341 gene encoding remorin-like isoform X2: MGELEGSDLNKTESSLEVVPEEHSPVLVKESDALNTISQEPNDQQVTSIVDDDQKVVEDHADNKETGDHDDKKDTKDSTDTGLAKIVAEKRLALIKAWEESEKTKAENRAYKKQSAVGLWEESRKASIEAQLKKFEENLERKKVEYVLKMKNEVAEIHQYAEEKRAIVEAQKREEFLDLEDTAAKFRSRGVAPKKFFACFNN; encoded by the exons ATGGGAGAATTAGAAGGTTCCGATTTGAACAAAACCGAGTCATCACTAGAAGTTGTTCCTGAAGAGCATTCGCCGGTTCTGGTAAAGGAATCAGATGCTCTTAACACAATCAGCCAGGAACCAAATGATCAACAAGTCACTTCTATAGTTGATGATGATCAAA AGGTTGTAGAAGATCATGCTGATAATAAGGAAACAGGGGATCATGATGATAAAAAGGATACTAAAGACTCAAC aGATACTGGACTTGCAAAGATTGTAGCAGAGAAAAGATTGGCTTTGATTAAAGCATGGGAAGAAAGTGAAAAAACAAAGGCAGAAAATAG GGCATACAAGAAGCAATCTGCTGTTGGATTATGGGAGGAAAGCAGGAAAGCATCTATAGAGGCACAACTCAAGAAATTTGAG GAAAATTTGGAAAGAAAGAAGGTtgaatatgttttaaaaatgaaaaatgaagtaGCTGAAATCCATCAATATGCTGAAGAGAAAAGGGCAATAGTTGAGGCTCAAAAAAGGGAAGAATTTCTTGACCTAGAAGACACAGCTGCAAAGTTTCGTAGCCGTGGAGTTGCACCAAAGAAATTTTTTGCATGCTTTAACAATTAA
- the LOC123908341 gene encoding remorin-like isoform X1 → MGELEGSDLNKTESSLEVVPEEHSPVLVKESDALNTISQEPNDQQVTSIVDDDQKVVEDHADNKETGDHDDKKDTKDSTDRDTGLAKIVAEKRLALIKAWEESEKTKAENRAYKKQSAVGLWEESRKASIEAQLKKFEENLERKKVEYVLKMKNEVAEIHQYAEEKRAIVEAQKREEFLDLEDTAAKFRSRGVAPKKFFACFNN, encoded by the exons ATGGGAGAATTAGAAGGTTCCGATTTGAACAAAACCGAGTCATCACTAGAAGTTGTTCCTGAAGAGCATTCGCCGGTTCTGGTAAAGGAATCAGATGCTCTTAACACAATCAGCCAGGAACCAAATGATCAACAAGTCACTTCTATAGTTGATGATGATCAAA AGGTTGTAGAAGATCATGCTGATAATAAGGAAACAGGGGATCATGATGATAAAAAGGATACTAAAGACTCAACTGATAGAG ATACTGGACTTGCAAAGATTGTAGCAGAGAAAAGATTGGCTTTGATTAAAGCATGGGAAGAAAGTGAAAAAACAAAGGCAGAAAATAG GGCATACAAGAAGCAATCTGCTGTTGGATTATGGGAGGAAAGCAGGAAAGCATCTATAGAGGCACAACTCAAGAAATTTGAG GAAAATTTGGAAAGAAAGAAGGTtgaatatgttttaaaaatgaaaaatgaagtaGCTGAAATCCATCAATATGCTGAAGAGAAAAGGGCAATAGTTGAGGCTCAAAAAAGGGAAGAATTTCTTGACCTAGAAGACACAGCTGCAAAGTTTCGTAGCCGTGGAGTTGCACCAAAGAAATTTTTTGCATGCTTTAACAATTAA